One genomic segment of Polynucleobacter sp. MWH-UH2A includes these proteins:
- a CDS encoding glycine/sarcosine/betaine reductase selenoprotein B family protein, with translation MSQVSELVFAPEWDQPIRYIERTRSYYLGLGYDNPYVWAHYAEVPFAPLKKPLNQSVLALITTAVPYDPQKGDQGPGAPYNAAAKFYKPYQESIDANADLRIAHVGIDRKNANMEDGHCWFPLEAAKQAKKSGRIKALSPHFYGLPTNRSQRHTLEIDAPMIVEMLRADHVDVAILIPNCPICHQSQSLLARYLEAEGISTVVMGAAKDIVEYCGVPRFLFSDFPLGNAAAKPHDAASRQLNFELALRLLESAPAPRTTVQSPLVWSSNPTWKLDYSNLERLSKDEVARLRDEAEKARITARELRLNSVGS, from the coding sequence ATGTCTCAAGTATCTGAACTTGTTTTTGCACCAGAATGGGATCAACCTATTCGTTATATTGAGCGGACGCGCAGTTATTACTTAGGCTTAGGCTACGACAATCCCTATGTATGGGCACACTACGCAGAGGTTCCTTTTGCCCCACTTAAAAAACCACTCAATCAATCCGTTCTGGCGTTGATTACAACGGCGGTTCCATATGATCCACAGAAGGGTGATCAAGGGCCTGGTGCGCCATATAACGCAGCTGCAAAGTTTTATAAACCATACCAGGAATCTATCGATGCGAATGCTGATCTGAGAATTGCGCATGTTGGTATTGATCGTAAGAATGCCAATATGGAAGATGGTCACTGTTGGTTTCCGCTAGAGGCTGCTAAGCAGGCAAAGAAGAGCGGCAGGATTAAAGCGCTATCACCCCATTTTTATGGCTTACCAACCAATCGAAGCCAACGACACACTCTCGAGATAGATGCCCCGATGATTGTGGAGATGTTGCGTGCTGATCATGTGGATGTAGCAATATTGATTCCGAATTGCCCTATCTGTCACCAGAGCCAAAGTTTATTGGCGCGCTATTTAGAGGCTGAAGGCATTTCGACGGTAGTGATGGGTGCTGCTAAAGATATCGTGGAGTATTGTGGCGTACCCAGATTTTTATTTAGTGATTTCCCGCTCGGCAATGCTGCGGCTAAGCCGCATGACGCCGCATCTAGGCAATTAAATTTTGAATTGGCTTTGCGTCTTTTGGAATCGGCGCCAGCGCCCAGAACTACTGTGCAGTCCCCATTGGTTTGGTCTTCTAATCCGACTTGGAAATTAGATTATTCCAATCTTGAGAGGCTCTCGAAAGACGAGGTTGCTCGTTTGCGCGATGAGGCTGAGAAAGCCCGTATCACTGCCCGTGAGTTACGCTTAAATAGCGTTGGATCTTAA
- a CDS encoding polyprenyl synthetase family protein: MTSTVKINDLSQILAPISLEFKDLDQVIRERLASKVALIDQISTYIIQAGGKRVRPALLMLIAKALANGNPTPHTLEMAAVVEFIHTATLLHDDVVDESTLRRGRETANAAFGNAASVLVGDFLYSRAFQMMVSPNDLRVMQILSDATNTIAEGEVLQLLNMNDPEVDEASYLQVIRYKTAKLFEASTELGAILAKASDAHREQAAAFGRHIGTAFQLMDDLLDYTANAAQMGKNAGDDLREGKPTLPLIYLLENGTHAEQLLVRAAIEQNQDLPEDVFAQILSAVQNSGALNYTQAAAKREADLALGCIQNFPSNEATNSLRELCVYSLARQT; this comes from the coding sequence ATGACGAGCACTGTCAAAATCAACGACCTTAGCCAAATCCTGGCACCAATTTCCTTAGAATTCAAGGACTTAGACCAGGTAATTCGAGAGCGTTTGGCCTCAAAAGTAGCCCTTATTGACCAGATTTCGACCTACATCATTCAAGCAGGTGGAAAGCGGGTAAGACCCGCCTTACTGATGTTGATTGCCAAAGCACTTGCCAATGGCAACCCAACTCCTCACACACTAGAAATGGCCGCTGTTGTCGAATTTATCCATACGGCCACCCTCTTACACGATGATGTTGTGGATGAATCGACCCTTAGACGAGGACGCGAAACCGCCAATGCCGCTTTTGGAAATGCAGCCAGCGTTTTAGTAGGTGATTTTTTGTATTCCAGAGCTTTCCAAATGATGGTGAGCCCGAACGATCTTCGGGTCATGCAAATTCTGTCGGATGCAACCAATACCATTGCCGAAGGCGAAGTATTGCAATTGCTCAATATGAATGATCCTGAGGTTGACGAAGCAAGTTATCTACAAGTCATTCGCTACAAAACCGCTAAATTGTTTGAAGCATCCACTGAGCTCGGCGCCATTTTGGCTAAAGCAAGTGATGCCCATCGAGAGCAAGCCGCAGCATTTGGCAGACACATTGGCACGGCCTTCCAGCTCATGGATGACCTGTTGGACTACACCGCTAACGCAGCTCAAATGGGCAAGAATGCGGGAGATGATTTGCGTGAAGGTAAGCCCACCTTGCCACTGATCTATCTTCTTGAGAATGGCACACATGCAGAACAACTTCTAGTACGGGCAGCGATTGAACAAAATCAAGATTTACCCGAGGACGTCTTTGCGCAAATCTTAAGTGCAGTACAAAATTCAGGCGCCTTGAACTACACACAAGCTGCAGCTAAACGTGAAGCAGATTTAGCCTTGGGATGTATTCAAAACTTTCCAAGCAATGAGGCTACTAATTCCTTACGCGAGCTGTGCGTGTATTCACTCGCAAGGCAAACTTAA
- the rplU gene encoding 50S ribosomal protein L21 translates to MYAVIKTGGKQYKVAAGEKLKIEQIPAEIGSEITLDQVLAVGEGASLKLGDPLVNGAAVMATVVSQGRHDKVTIFKMRRRKHYQKHQGHRQNFTEILINTIKA, encoded by the coding sequence ATGTACGCGGTCATAAAAACCGGTGGCAAACAGTATAAAGTTGCTGCTGGCGAAAAATTGAAAATAGAACAGATACCAGCGGAAATCGGCAGCGAAATCACTCTTGACCAAGTCCTCGCCGTTGGCGAAGGCGCTTCACTGAAGTTGGGTGATCCATTGGTTAATGGTGCAGCTGTGATGGCCACTGTCGTCTCCCAAGGACGTCACGATAAAGTGACAATCTTTAAGATGCGCCGTCGCAAGCATTATCAAAAGCACCAAGGCCATCGTCAAAATTTCACTGAAATTTTGATCAACACGATTAAAGCCTAA
- the rpmA gene encoding 50S ribosomal protein L27 — MAQKKGGGSTRNGRDSESKRLGVKVYGGEQINAGSIIVRQRGTRVHPGANVGIGKDHTLFALIDGQVEFGVKGALKKAQVSVLPRS; from the coding sequence ATGGCACAGAAAAAAGGCGGCGGCTCAACGCGAAATGGCCGCGACTCAGAATCGAAACGCCTAGGCGTTAAGGTTTATGGCGGCGAGCAAATTAATGCTGGCAGCATCATTGTTCGTCAACGTGGCACACGTGTTCATCCAGGTGCTAACGTTGGTATTGGTAAAGATCACACTTTGTTCGCCTTAATTGACGGCCAAGTGGAATTTGGCGTTAAGGGCGCTTTGAAGAAGGCCCAAGTTTCAGTTTTGCCTCGTTCATAA
- the obgE gene encoding GTPase ObgE has protein sequence MKFIDEARIEVIAGQGGAGSASMRREKFIEFGGPDGGDGGKGGSVWAIADRNINTLIDYRYAKTHTAKNGEPGRGADCYGRAGDDIELRMPVGTIISDYETGEPIADLTTHGERLCLAQGGVGGWGNIHFKSSTNRAPRQKTNGKPGERRKLKLELKVLADVGLLGMPNAGKSTLITAVSNARPKIADYPFTTLHPNLGVVRVGSERSFVIADIPGLIEGAAEGAGLGHRFLRHLQRTGVLLHLVDLAPFDENVDPVADANAIVNELRKYDEALVEKPRWLVLNKVDMIPEEDRKKVVADFVKKFKWSGPVFEISALTGMGCEKLCYALQDYLDSVRRDRDDAEERAADPRYQDQAPD, from the coding sequence ATGAAATTTATAGACGAAGCGCGTATTGAAGTAATTGCCGGCCAGGGTGGCGCCGGGAGCGCCTCTATGCGCCGCGAAAAGTTTATTGAGTTTGGCGGTCCTGATGGCGGTGATGGTGGAAAGGGCGGAAGCGTCTGGGCTATTGCCGATCGCAATATCAATACCCTGATTGATTACCGCTATGCCAAAACACACACTGCAAAGAATGGTGAACCAGGTCGTGGTGCTGATTGTTATGGTCGCGCAGGTGATGATATTGAATTGCGTATGCCAGTGGGTACGATCATCTCTGATTATGAAACGGGTGAACCGATTGCGGATTTAACTACGCATGGTGAACGCTTGTGTTTAGCGCAGGGCGGTGTTGGTGGTTGGGGCAATATTCACTTTAAGAGTAGTACTAATCGAGCGCCACGACAAAAGACCAATGGCAAGCCTGGCGAACGTCGCAAACTCAAGCTTGAGTTGAAAGTGTTGGCAGATGTAGGTTTGTTGGGTATGCCAAATGCTGGTAAATCGACTTTGATTACCGCTGTGTCTAATGCGCGCCCAAAAATTGCTGACTATCCATTTACTACTTTGCATCCCAATTTGGGCGTGGTGCGCGTAGGCAGTGAGCGTAGCTTTGTGATTGCTGATATTCCTGGATTGATTGAAGGGGCTGCGGAAGGCGCTGGCTTGGGCCACCGTTTCTTACGCCATTTACAGCGTACAGGTGTACTTCTGCATTTAGTCGATCTTGCTCCATTTGATGAGAACGTTGACCCAGTGGCTGATGCCAATGCGATCGTCAATGAGTTACGTAAATATGATGAAGCTCTGGTTGAGAAACCGCGCTGGTTGGTATTAAACAAGGTCGATATGATCCCCGAAGAGGATCGCAAGAAAGTGGTTGCCGACTTTGTGAAAAAGTTTAAGTGGAGCGGTCCAGTTTTTGAGATTTCAGCATTAACGGGCATGGGCTGCGAGAAGCTTTGTTATGCGCTACAGGACTATTTAGATTCTGTCCGTCGCGATCGTGATGATGCGGAAGAGCGTGCAGCAGATCCACGATATCAAGATCAAGCACCAGATTAA
- a CDS encoding CNP1-like family protein yields the protein MSPLFQRFSQILMCICFALSLLACAGDPMESGLDPFAPMVFKEGVTKMPANPPNPSTLVPFYVSQQTIFKFAVDTDSILIGADGVTRYIVVMTNPSGGQQAQYEGIRCDSFQWRLYGTLENGSWKENPLSSWRSIQSNVPNRYQASLAQGAFCNFNTQEKNIKTVVQSLNPNGFTGGTKPTNSFGIQ from the coding sequence ATGAGTCCACTTTTTCAAAGATTTAGCCAAATACTGATGTGTATTTGTTTTGCTTTATCCCTATTGGCTTGCGCTGGCGATCCAATGGAAAGTGGCTTAGATCCATTTGCGCCCATGGTATTTAAAGAAGGTGTCACTAAGATGCCGGCAAACCCACCTAATCCGTCAACCCTGGTACCTTTTTACGTCTCTCAACAAACCATTTTTAAATTCGCCGTCGATACCGACTCCATTTTGATTGGAGCAGATGGGGTTACGCGCTATATCGTAGTCATGACTAATCCCAGCGGGGGGCAACAAGCCCAATATGAAGGCATCCGTTGCGATTCGTTCCAGTGGCGCCTCTATGGCACGCTGGAAAATGGATCCTGGAAAGAGAATCCGCTCTCCAGCTGGAGATCAATACAAAGTAATGTACCCAATCGTTACCAAGCATCCTTAGCACAAGGCGCTTTCTGCAATTTCAACACACAAGAAAAAAATATCAAGACTGTGGTTCAGTCATTGAACCCCAATGGATTTACTGGCGGAACAAAGCCCACTAACTCTTTTGGAATTCAATAA
- a CDS encoding RNA pyrophosphohydrolase → MLDREGYRPNVGIVLLNSRNEVFWGKRVGQHSWQFPQGGIAHGESPEQAMYRELHEEVGLLPEHVQIIGRTRDWLRYDVPEEYLRRQHATRVHRAAYRGQKQIWFLLRFVGLDSDIQLRATEHPEFDAWRWVPFWIQLDAVIGFKREVYQLALSELARYLAKGVRMQQLAWGTPLDLFQSFYSRGEDSSKESTKSDKQK, encoded by the coding sequence ATGCTTGACCGTGAAGGGTATAGACCCAATGTCGGCATTGTCCTCCTTAACAGCCGTAACGAGGTTTTCTGGGGAAAACGCGTTGGGCAGCATTCGTGGCAGTTCCCACAGGGTGGGATCGCTCATGGTGAAAGCCCTGAGCAAGCGATGTACCGCGAATTGCATGAAGAGGTTGGCTTGCTACCGGAACATGTCCAGATCATTGGACGAACAAGGGACTGGCTCCGCTATGACGTCCCTGAGGAATACCTACGCCGACAACATGCCACACGTGTTCACCGCGCAGCCTATCGTGGCCAAAAGCAAATCTGGTTTCTATTGCGCTTTGTTGGTTTAGATAGCGATATTCAATTACGCGCCACTGAACATCCTGAATTCGATGCTTGGCGATGGGTGCCGTTTTGGATTCAACTGGATGCGGTAATTGGCTTTAAGCGTGAGGTCTATCAACTGGCCTTATCTGAGCTGGCACGCTATCTTGCTAAGGGAGTACGTATGCAACAACTCGCCTGGGGAACGCCACTCGATCTATTTCAGTCCTTTTATTCTAGGGGTGAAGATAGCTCAAAAGAATCCACTAAATCAGACAAGCAAAAATAA
- a CDS encoding proline--tRNA ligase, protein MKASQSFLATLKEAPSDAEVVSHKLMVRAGLIRKLSAGVYNYLPLGLKVIRKVENIIREEMNRAGAIELLMPMIQPAELWQETGRWEKMGPELLRIKDRHDRDFLIQPTSEEVITDLARNEIKSYKQLPVNFYQIQTKFRDERRPRFGIMRGREFSMKDAYSFDRDTDGLKKSYQIMFDAYTRIFKRMGLKFRAVTADNGAIGGSGSQEFHVIADTGEDAIVYCPNSDYAANLEAAESLALIAARAAATQVMAKVATPDKTNCADVAKLLNIPLEKTVKSLLFAADQENGPAKLFMLLVRGDHELNEVKASKVPGMAESRFATEAEIKQACNAPAGYLGPVGISSDVTVVADRTVANMSDFVCGANDAGHHLTGVNWGRDLPEPVVLDIRNAVVGDPSPDGKGVVDICRGIEVGHVFQLGTRYSEAMGCTYLDQQGKAQPMVMGCYGIGVTRLLGAAIEQGHDDKGIIWPISMAPFEVVICPMGYEKSEQVKAACDQLHDELLAAGVDVILDDRNERPGAMFADWELIGAPFRVVIGDRGLADSQVEFKGRTDSESQNIPLAKIKDTVIAAVQAAKNTVA, encoded by the coding sequence ATGAAAGCATCACAATCATTTCTCGCGACACTAAAAGAAGCCCCCTCTGACGCTGAGGTGGTTTCGCATAAGCTCATGGTGCGTGCGGGTTTAATCCGCAAACTGAGCGCTGGTGTTTATAACTACTTGCCTTTGGGGTTGAAGGTGATTCGAAAGGTGGAAAACATCATTCGCGAGGAAATGAATCGTGCGGGTGCAATTGAATTATTGATGCCAATGATTCAGCCGGCAGAGTTATGGCAAGAGACAGGTCGTTGGGAAAAAATGGGGCCTGAGTTATTGCGCATCAAAGACCGCCATGACCGCGACTTTTTGATACAGCCAACTTCCGAAGAAGTAATTACCGATTTAGCTCGCAATGAGATTAAGAGCTACAAACAATTGCCGGTGAATTTTTATCAAATCCAGACGAAGTTCCGCGATGAGCGTCGTCCTCGTTTTGGCATCATGCGCGGCCGTGAGTTCAGCATGAAAGATGCGTATTCGTTTGATCGCGATACCGACGGGTTGAAGAAGTCATATCAGATCATGTTTGACGCATACACCCGTATCTTCAAGCGAATGGGCTTGAAGTTTCGTGCAGTGACCGCTGATAACGGCGCTATTGGCGGCTCTGGTAGTCAAGAGTTCCATGTGATTGCGGATACTGGAGAAGATGCGATTGTGTATTGCCCGAATTCGGATTACGCAGCCAATTTAGAAGCTGCAGAATCATTGGCATTGATTGCCGCACGGGCCGCAGCAACTCAAGTAATGGCAAAGGTGGCAACGCCTGATAAAACCAATTGCGCAGACGTGGCGAAGCTCCTCAATATTCCGCTTGAGAAAACCGTAAAGTCTTTATTGTTCGCGGCTGATCAAGAAAATGGTCCAGCAAAACTCTTTATGTTGTTAGTGCGCGGTGATCATGAGCTCAACGAAGTTAAGGCGAGCAAAGTGCCAGGCATGGCTGAGTCACGTTTTGCTACTGAAGCAGAAATCAAGCAAGCATGTAATGCCCCTGCTGGATATTTAGGTCCCGTTGGTATTAGTTCAGATGTCACGGTTGTTGCCGATCGCACTGTAGCCAATATGTCGGATTTTGTATGCGGTGCTAATGATGCTGGCCACCATTTGACTGGGGTGAACTGGGGCCGTGATTTACCAGAGCCTGTGGTGTTGGATATTCGTAATGCGGTAGTTGGCGACCCTTCCCCTGATGGCAAGGGCGTGGTTGATATTTGCCGTGGCATTGAAGTCGGTCACGTTTTCCAATTGGGTACTCGCTACTCCGAAGCAATGGGCTGCACTTACTTAGATCAACAAGGTAAAGCTCAGCCAATGGTGATGGGTTGTTATGGCATTGGTGTAACTCGTTTGCTAGGTGCGGCTATTGAACAAGGTCATGACGACAAGGGAATTATTTGGCCTATCTCTATGGCGCCATTTGAGGTAGTTATTTGTCCAATGGGTTACGAAAAATCAGAGCAAGTAAAAGCAGCATGTGATCAGCTTCACGATGAGTTGCTTGCTGCTGGTGTCGATGTGATCCTGGATGATCGCAATGAGCGTCCAGGCGCAATGTTTGCTGACTGGGAGCTGATTGGCGCGCCTTTCCGCGTAGTTATTGGGGATCGTGGTTTAGCGGATTCCCAGGTGGAATTTAAAGGCCGTACCGATTCTGAGTCCCAGAATATACCTTTGGCGAAAATTAAAGATACTGTCATTGCAGCAGTTCAAGCTGCTAAAAATACAGTCGCTTAA
- the ffh gene encoding signal recognition particle protein: MLENLTDRLSRVVKTMRGQARLTEANTVEMLREIRLALLEADVALPVVKSLLEQIKFKALGEEVVGSLSPGQALVGVVQRELAQVMAGDANQSGELNLATQPPAVILMAGLQGAGKTTSVGKLAKWLQEKKKKKVLTVSCDVYRPAAIEQLETVTKQVGAEFFPSNVNQKPSDIATAALDWARRHYFDVVIVDTAGRLGIDEALMQEIKTLHANLNPIETLFVVDAMLGQDAVNTAKAFHEALPLTGVILTKLDGDSRGGAALSVRQVTGVPLKFIGVAEKMDGLEAFDAERMANRILGMGDILALVEQAQQHVDVAKAEKLANKISKGGFDLEDFRDQLMQMQKMGGMASLMDKLPSQVAQAASKANLSNADKQTKRMRGIIDSMTPQERRKPELLKASRKRRIAAGSGVEVQEVNRLLAQFEQMQTMMKQFKGGKMARTMAAMAAKGAAKGIGGLFKK; this comes from the coding sequence ATGCTAGAAAACCTCACCGATCGCCTATCCCGTGTTGTGAAAACAATGCGAGGCCAAGCCCGCCTTACCGAAGCCAATACCGTAGAAATGCTACGGGAAATCCGTCTTGCCTTATTAGAGGCAGACGTAGCCCTACCAGTAGTGAAGTCTTTACTAGAGCAGATTAAATTTAAGGCGCTAGGTGAAGAGGTTGTTGGGAGTCTGAGTCCAGGCCAAGCCTTGGTTGGAGTCGTGCAACGCGAGCTTGCTCAAGTCATGGCAGGCGATGCCAATCAAAGCGGTGAACTCAATCTAGCTACCCAACCGCCTGCAGTCATTTTGATGGCAGGCTTACAGGGTGCAGGTAAAACCACTTCCGTTGGCAAACTAGCCAAATGGCTGCAAGAAAAAAAGAAAAAGAAAGTACTCACCGTTTCTTGTGACGTATATCGCCCTGCCGCGATCGAACAACTAGAGACAGTCACGAAGCAAGTTGGCGCAGAATTTTTTCCAAGCAACGTTAATCAAAAGCCAAGCGATATTGCGACTGCTGCCCTAGATTGGGCACGTCGCCATTACTTTGATGTAGTGATTGTCGATACTGCGGGCCGTCTAGGCATTGATGAGGCGCTCATGCAAGAGATCAAAACTTTGCATGCCAATCTCAATCCGATTGAGACCTTATTTGTGGTGGACGCAATGCTAGGTCAGGATGCCGTCAATACCGCCAAAGCTTTCCATGAGGCACTTCCCCTCACGGGAGTTATCCTCACCAAGCTAGACGGCGACTCTCGTGGCGGCGCTGCGCTATCTGTCCGTCAGGTCACTGGCGTACCTCTCAAATTTATCGGCGTAGCCGAGAAGATGGATGGTTTAGAAGCCTTTGATGCGGAGCGTATGGCGAACCGCATTTTGGGCATGGGCGACATTCTCGCCCTAGTCGAGCAGGCTCAGCAACACGTCGATGTTGCGAAAGCAGAAAAGTTAGCGAACAAGATTTCCAAAGGCGGTTTTGATCTTGAAGATTTTCGAGATCAGTTAATGCAAATGCAAAAGATGGGTGGCATGGCTAGTTTGATGGATAAGCTTCCCAGTCAGGTGGCTCAGGCCGCCTCGAAGGCAAACCTCAGCAATGCGGATAAACAAACCAAACGCATGCGTGGAATTATCGACAGCATGACTCCTCAAGAGCGCAGAAAACCAGAGCTATTGAAAGCTAGTCGTAAGCGTCGCATTGCTGCAGGATCAGGAGTAGAGGTGCAAGAAGTCAATCGCCTGCTGGCTCAGTTCGAGCAAATGCAAACGATGATGAAACAGTTTAAGGGTGGCAAGATGGCGCGCACTATGGCTGCCATGGCCGCTAAAGGAGCCGCCAAAGGTATTGGCGGACTCTTTAAAAAATAA
- a CDS encoding inner membrane protein YpjD: MDILGHPAHELLPSALYLLLLLFLSFSPKGKDKSSESSPLIQAFILLALLAHGMKLHDSVFTPQGFVFGFAQDLSLIAWVGLAFYWFQSWFLPISSLRWLAVLFALVCPLLPSLFPGTLISPRAVSDPWFKGHFIVATISVGLLSLAAMHAMLMSIQDRALHRQLAIVPNSRVAHWLEDLPPLMTMESLLFNLLYVGFALLSLTVFSGLLFSQTLFGRPLVFDHKTIFALVSWFLFAGLLLARWRVGLRGRAAIRWVLSAYTALLLAYVGSRFVLEVILQRA, from the coding sequence ATGGATATTTTAGGTCACCCAGCGCACGAGTTGCTTCCATCCGCACTCTATCTGCTTCTTTTGCTTTTTTTGAGCTTTAGCCCAAAGGGCAAAGACAAATCCTCAGAATCTTCGCCACTGATTCAGGCCTTTATTCTTTTGGCCTTACTGGCGCATGGCATGAAGCTCCATGATTCCGTATTTACCCCTCAAGGTTTTGTTTTCGGGTTTGCACAAGATTTGTCCTTGATTGCCTGGGTTGGCTTGGCTTTCTATTGGTTCCAATCTTGGTTTCTGCCTATTTCTAGCTTGCGTTGGTTGGCTGTTCTGTTTGCCTTGGTCTGCCCACTTTTGCCCAGCCTGTTTCCTGGAACATTAATTTCGCCAAGAGCGGTTTCCGATCCTTGGTTTAAAGGACACTTTATTGTTGCCACGATTTCGGTGGGCTTGCTTAGTTTGGCTGCAATGCATGCGATGTTGATGAGTATTCAAGATCGGGCATTACATCGTCAACTCGCGATTGTTCCAAATAGTCGAGTTGCACATTGGCTCGAAGATTTACCTCCATTGATGACCATGGAGAGTCTTTTATTTAACTTGCTCTATGTTGGATTTGCTTTATTAAGCCTGACCGTTTTTTCTGGTTTGCTGTTTTCGCAAACGCTGTTTGGTAGACCGCTGGTGTTTGACCACAAAACTATTTTTGCTTTGGTCTCCTGGTTTTTATTTGCTGGCTTATTGTTGGCGCGTTGGCGAGTGGGCCTACGTGGTCGAGCAGCGATTCGTTGGGTATTGAGTGCGTACACTGCTTTACTTCTTGCTTATGTAGGAAGTCGTTTTGTTTTAGAAGTCATTTTGCAGAGAGCGTAA
- the ampD gene encoding 1,6-anhydro-N-acetylmuramyl-L-alanine amidase AmpD: MFKWLLLLAGAYLFYRWLKGKKQIQAGRGEAHNPRPNKAPKAIEPEGMVQCQHCKVHLPKSEAKIFEERFYCSKEHLNAIDQQGWVGSAKWRPSPNQDVRPENISPDLVVIHHISLPPSEFRSTNSSQYIIDFFQNQLDSTAHPYFEEIAGQKVSSHFLITRTGELIQFVSTQNKAWHAGVSSFMGREKCNDFSIGIELEGDGETPFEEAQYQALNKLIPILEACYANLQFAGHSDIAPDRKTDPGMYFDWKKFQKETNVSLKNLPYGLTSR, encoded by the coding sequence TTGTTCAAGTGGCTTTTATTACTTGCGGGCGCATATCTTTTTTACCGTTGGTTAAAGGGTAAAAAGCAGATTCAAGCTGGGCGAGGGGAGGCTCATAATCCTAGGCCAAATAAGGCTCCAAAGGCTATTGAGCCAGAGGGGATGGTGCAATGTCAGCATTGCAAAGTACATCTTCCAAAATCCGAAGCCAAGATTTTTGAGGAACGTTTTTATTGTTCAAAAGAGCATCTCAATGCGATCGATCAACAAGGTTGGGTAGGCTCTGCAAAATGGCGTCCTTCACCAAACCAAGATGTGCGCCCAGAAAATATTTCTCCAGATTTGGTTGTGATTCATCATATTAGTTTGCCACCCAGTGAATTTAGATCAACAAACTCTAGTCAGTACATTATTGATTTTTTTCAAAATCAATTGGACTCAACAGCGCATCCTTATTTCGAAGAGATTGCAGGACAAAAAGTATCCAGTCATTTTTTGATTACTCGAACTGGTGAATTGATTCAGTTTGTTTCAACTCAAAATAAAGCATGGCATGCGGGCGTTTCTTCCTTTATGGGTAGAGAGAAATGCAATGACTTTTCAATTGGTATTGAATTAGAGGGCGATGGTGAGACGCCATTTGAGGAGGCTCAATACCAAGCCCTAAATAAACTGATTCCAATCTTGGAAGCTTGTTATGCCAATCTGCAATTTGCGGGGCACAGTGACATTGCCCCCGATCGAAAGACGGATCCCGGAATGTATTTTGATTGGAAAAAGTTCCAAAAAGAGACAAACGTTTCTTTAAAAAATCTGCCATACGGACTAACTTCTCGGTAG